TGATCTAGTACAGTTTGGTTTATATCTTAGTAtgcaaataaattttcattttgatttaacTTCTGAGTCTAAGAGCTTGTAACGCTTCAGTCATTTTCATCAGCCTCAGTTATTATATCGATACTTTCTAGTCCTCTTACATATATAGCTTTACAACATTGTTTCATACAGTCAGAATGAGTTTGGGTCGATCATGGTTGCAACAACCTCAAATGGTTAAATATCAACCCTTGTAAATTATTACGCTGCTTAATTTTCCTAAACATTGCATGAACTTGGGGAAATCGCTTAAACTTTCTTTCGATGAATCTAATCCGTCAACTCGGGAATAGGGTTTTACAGATAAAATCCTGAATCATTGTATACAGGAAAACAATCAACATAAATACTTCGCTGATGCAAAACTTCAACGCTTTATCAATTGATTGCTTACGACACAATGTTTATAAACTATTGAACATCGATGTCAATCAATAACAATTTCATTTCGCAAGCTTATGAACTAAATAGGGACATATTTATGAACAATTTTcgacattattaaaataaacacttcgTATTGGaatcataaaataatgttgctggggagtttgttgcgccacatCTTCTTCCcagaaaaaatacataggaagtgctgaagggtgggcattttgggggctgtctattgtatattttcttgacattcgaaaagtgctgttttgcagccaaatgATATTAAATGATTATGACTAACCTTGTCAGGGGGTGATGAAGAGAGCTTCACCTCCTCAGTGTTGGATCGTATGCCCATCATCTTGCTTGTACTCGCGACACTAGAGGTAACTAATGCTGGCAGTGTAAACaaacgcgagcggcgcgcgcgcagctttTATGAGCCGTGTGTGACGTCACGACGCGTTACACCGACTGAGAGTTCCGTGGATGTGGCATTTTAATGATAACTAGTAATTAGTGATCACACTAAGTTCAACTAATAGTCCGAAGTTGACTACGAGTCGTTTACTTGTAGGTACAAGGCATTTCGTGGTGATCATTTGAGGTAAATGTCTGTAGgctaatggttaaagctactgTGATTCCATGTCATTCACAGACATTCATtcatagacaccaatgactacgCCCGACAAAAAACTGTCGTTCGGTTTTGAACGTAATTTTTATAGCCGGCAGCTATCAATTATTTGCTTTCGCGTGTCATACCGAGCGCTGCGCTTGGAAAAACCCTGCGGAAAAGACGCCTTGAACCTGCCGTGAATTAACGTGCATTCTTTCTTCATATAAGAAGAGTATTCATAGCAAATTCACAAGAAGACTACTTCTAGCAAAACTTTCGCAAGGACTGAAACAGCTTCATTGGCACAAGGGATATTTTCGTTGACTTTAGCGGCAGCGTAAAAGATTTTGTAGATAAATTCTCAAACACTATTTATCACCTCCGAGCTGTAACGGAGCACAGTTCACTTCCCACTTCAATGTCAGATGGAAAGATCGTCTATGCAATATACCCGAGCTGTTGCGTTTGggactttttattttgtacaacttttaatattgtattatttaacACACGAAGGTCGACCTTGACTCATAGAAGCATACGACGCTATTGAtcgcattattatttattggatCAAGTACTCGGTTAAGTTAATGTCAAATATGTTGTTTTGTTGGTAATTTATGTTATGCCGTTGAACCAGTTTTGCGtgcaaaaacattaatttatgtcGATCCATGAAAATATGCGACAAGAATAACTTTAATAAGAAACCTTACATGTTTTTTCTTACACAGTTTGTTGTTCTTGCTTACAAACTTGGAGAACTAGAGAGATTAAAAATTAGGAACCTTTTAGGCATATTCTAAATCAGATGAAGACATTAAGAAAGTCATTAGATACATATACCCAGTGTTTCCAATTCTAAAGTATTAGAATGTATGGGTACAGTTCATTGATAGAGTGCAGCGTTATCGAAATAATTTGCGCTCTTCTAGAGGTCGGAGGTGGACGCTCTAGATAACATATCTCCtcaaatatctattaaaaatacttatgtatgtttaataaatattgtattgaaataaatgttttatttatttgataaatgtACCAAATGTTGCTAGAAGAATCTGTATACATACACTGTGGgtcaaaaataattgattaaaaaacCTGTTAAGTTCAATTAACGTAGTCTGACACGAAGTGTTCCGTACAGAATCGACGAGTGCTTTAAGATTGAGGAAAAGGTGGTAAAAGTACACCTACTTATTTAATTCCTTCACTGAATGTTTTTAGTGCTTTTTGTTCGAGGACTTTCTTCGATCTTATTGTTTGCAATATTTTCAATACCTATTGTCTCGTAAGTAGTTAATTGATATAATGTTATAAGAGAGAAAAGTTTGGGAAGAAAGATaatgaatatgaaaaaaatatttcaaacgttGAAAAGTATGGTGTTGTTTATTTAGAAGTAAACACTTTTTAcgcatataatattatataacatactttttttaataaaaaggggGTGGACGCGTCTAAACCTTGAGAGTAAGCAAGTCATACATAACGTTATCAGttgtttaaatacattttcagcTGATGCAATTGATTACTAACATAAACAGTGATATTCAAATCCgataaattttgtttattacgtAGTGCTTACATATAGGACGTCTAttttactcatattataaaggtgaaagtttgtgagaatgtatggatgtatgtttgttattctttcacgcaaaaatagCTACAGCAAAAGTATAATAGTAGCCGCTCGATACTAACCTATTTTATAGTGAAATCGTTCAGAATAAAGAGTAACCTCACCTTCTAATTTCCGCGTACTTTCTTGACCCACCAGAGTGACCACTGCACCGGTTACATTGACATTAAATAAAGTCATTTCAATGAACGAGTTATATACAAAGGCCGTAGTTTTTTCGCGCCTAAGGCATGCAGAATATTGCAGCAGGAACACTGCGTTTCCGTTTCCGCAAGGTTACACAAACACAACGGCATTGTTgtccaaataaaacaaagtgcTTACGTTTCTTATACTGTAAATGTAAGTGTAAGGTTTTGATTACACAAAAGACCAACTTTTTGGGGATCATCAAATGATCGTCGCGTTGGTTACCTTTTGGAtcatcccgcagccccgacatgCAGAAGGACACTTACCTTGTTGTTTCATCAAAAACTTGCTAGAGTCCGCGACGaagtaaaaaaaactggtaaaaaGAGTAAAAATGCTGAACAAACTTTTTATTGCAATATAAGCAAAGAGTTTAGTTTTCGCTTACCTAATGACACTGGTAATCAATGTCAAAAGTATGGAGCTACAATGACacttattatacaaaatattttctaagcGAATCTATTGATACGAAGCGCAATTAATTGAAACCAACTATGGTACAACTAAAGCAAGTGTCCATACGGCTGAAGTCGATCAAGAATATTCAGAAAATTACCAAGACTATGAAAATGGTGTCAGCCAGCAAGTAATCATCTCATCTTCCTCAGTAGCTTATTGACAATGTCAGATTATCTTGGGCGACCCTACCTGATGACCTGCTCTACTTACCGTCTGGCTTGGAGGATAGGTCCTATTTTGCAGCAGCTTCACATTtaccatcatctcccgagcctttccccaactgcgttggggtcggcttctagtctaaccatGAGCAATTTTACAaggagtgttttacaaggagcgactgctctatctggcctcctcaacccagtttcccgggcaactcaatacgcctgggttagactggtgtcagacttactggcttcttctacccgtaacgactgccaaggatgttcaatgacaagaccaacagtttaacgtgccatcccaAAAACAACAGCTTCAGATTAACGTTATACATTATTTGGTTTGATCAGATTCACGAAAGCAGAGCGCGACCTGCAAGCAGCGCGACCGTTCGGGTATGCTCCTCGTAAATTCTATGAAATGTCGCAACTAGTGCTGGGTAAGGTGGACGATGAGGATAAGgataaaaagaagaagaaagcaGCAGCCCCACCACCACCCACCACGGTTGAACAGAAGCCTGTCGATAAAGAGAAGGAGAAGAAAATGAAAAGGATTTACATTGCCATGACATCTGATCGAGGTATTTTTTGGTCTCGCTTTATAGCTGCTGGTATAGCTTTCACACTGTTACCTATATGATCTTATTTCAAAAAGTAGATCGTTATACTTATGTTActactattttaatattataatactatTTGCACTaggattattaaataaacatttgccTACCCTTTCTAACAACTCAGTTAcaatcaggcccgccgtaagcgggcgtgcagcgcgtgcacagcacgcgggcggcacgtcctagggggcggcaaatcttgcgagttatcacgtaatatttaaaaaatacaatatctttttactaatgatttaatttcaatatttccaaacacagcaatagcgctaagaatattacttacactgccggtttcagttaggtacatctgttgaaaggacattttcaaaattaaagattcttaaaaacgatttaagatcaaccagtggcgtagcttggggcaaatgctatttagggggcggcaaaattaaaccaataaaatttcagaaaaagccgccctagctttggtcgtctcctatcaattttgactgttttatcctttgcatccccaaaaaaattcgcgctcgctgcgctcgcggccccatgtcagatatcgcattttatctttgtttaattgttgaggcattcaattccgaaaaaacctttttcgcgcacgtccattatggctttttatgataatatgtttcatcatcatcatcatcatcagcctatcgcagtccactgctggacataggcctctccaagtgcacgccactgagatcgattttcagcttctcgcatccagcgagaatatgtttacttcatgaaaactctaaggaaaaaagcCTCTCATACATTTTGTTCAGTAAAACTTCCGTGTAACATATTTTGTTTGGTATCCCAGTTTACTTACATTATTGAAATTTCATATGTACTTTACTACTTCATACACCTGCGAGTTTTATATCTTTGAATGGCCTCCAATCCTCGGTAGTAATCTGTCacgttataatattttattcaaacttaCAAGTGACCGGGAAAGCTGCAACCTTACTGACCTACATATGAGACGGTAAAAAGTCGGTCAAGAATGGTAATTAAGATAACTTCATTTTAATTATAGATTCATTACTCTTTTTTACGTACTGCTTTAGTTACATGCATACTGCAATTAAAAAAGTTGATCTATAAACAATCTAAAAAATTTTTTTGGCGATGCATCGCTAATCAAATTAATGCAATAGATAACGCAAGCTGGTATTTACCGCCTGCTTCCAGATTTTTTTATCGACAAGATTCATACAACgcaattttcttataaatgTTAATACTCCCTAAATTGGaacagttaataaaaaaacaagtggACAGATAAGAGGGACGCGAGTCGAGCGGCGTGCGTCGTCGTAGGTGCTCAGATACGCACAGTTTGGCGCGAGAGGGGTTATCGGGATCACGGCGCATCGACCGACAGCCATAGCCGAATACCTTCGACTTCGACAACATCAGTTGCGTATTTGTTCTGGAGCCTAATGTTGATGACGCCAGTCCATTGAGGAAAAtaagacaataaaaaaacaagtcaTGTTTGTAGTACTTAGTAAACTTTTTAGCTTCTTTCTTGATGACATCTTAATGTCTTTTTAGATGAATTATTCAATATTTGTTGGTAAGGGAGATTTAAAAAAACTAGGTGATTCCTTAGATAGGTAATGTGATGCTATGATTCATGTAACTAGCCGCAGTATGGAGTGTTTAACCTTAGCCACCCAATAGGTATGGAGTTAATATTCGCGACCACTTTAGAAATTATTGCATCTATCAAAAATCTATTGAATTGTTGTGGTCCCGGGATGACCACCAGCACCACTAACCGAGGACAGTTGAAACTGTCCGTAAAGTCAGCATAGCGAAAGTATTAATACTTTGTCAAATCTGCTACGAACTTTAACTTAGCTTTCAAAGATAGCGATAATCGTGTTTGGAATTTAGGTATTtagaattctttttttgtttaatgctatcatatttttttgtttattgtttacaagACATAAGCCCAGCTCTGTTCTTGTTATTATTTAGTTCGTATTAGGTATGGCTGCCACGCTAATAGGCCGGAAATCAGAACGTGTTTTAAATAGTAGTCATTATATTGTAGCAGTTATTTACGCGTAATTATTGACTCAGAGGTCTGTTGCAATAAAGTTCAGGTTTTCGTCAATAGTCTGCCATTACAACGCAATATTATACACGATTGGTCAAATGTTCGTTATCAAAACAAATACTTGAAACGTAAGCTCCTGACTAAAGTATTGACATTGTTCGAAGTGCTTATAGTTGCGATTCTTAATCAGAGTATTGGTTTGACCATGTCTTAATTAAGCACGTTTTATAGTTCTAATGCTAATCTCTTCCCACGTGCCTCAGCTGTACAAACTGGTATCATCCAGTTTTAAATGATATCTCTATTGTAGCATTATGTTAGAGTTAGACAGGAAGATCAACCAGTCCACAGAACACACCTATGTCAATAGAAGATCTATTGTTCTTAAAGTAGTAGGCACCTTTCTCTTAGACCGGAGACTCGGCTCAGCATAGTGGCAcctttaaaggacaatgggcgattctggtccaaatgtccaccatgAACGAGACCtgtatggctagatagcccgttaaataaggaacattttttgttatgaaagtaaaaaaaaatatagtgccagaaaaaagttatagcaaaatcaaaaaactcattgcatagattttatcaatttcattttttcaattacttttcgtaatgttcgattttcgtactttctgacAAAATACAATTGTTCACTATAAGAGAGAAGATACcgccagttacatcgaactttcttagatccaggcaccgctgagtatattcaagcacttctggcgcctcaattggttagtgattcgtcatccatcgggcaaaaaaatatgggttgtttatatgcaaattaaataactcatcttagttttagataaagtgcggaaatggaagtggaataaaataaaaaataataatgataacatacaaaaactaccgaaaactaagaatacatttttggctataacttttttttggcattgttttttttttactttcttagtaaaagttactctaaattaagtggactatttaattatatgggtctcgttcgtggtggacatttggaccaaacttcatacattcttgcccaatctcctttcatCGTGGAAAGAAAGGGTGTGCACAATACAGGGGAGTGACTGATTACAAGTGCAGTGCAGTTTATCGTTGGCCTCTGCGAGTGATAGTGAATGCACCATGCACGTGCAGTTGAACGCGCCGCGCTGCACCGCGCTGCACGGCTCTGATTAATCAGGCGCGTGACGCATATTGCAACTAATTATCTATCTCACGTTTAAAGTACAAAACTTGGCACTGAGTGTGCTTCTTTTGACAAAAGCGGTATTGGAAACCCTAGATTTATTAAAAGTTCATCTTTGCCAGAAGATTACTACCTATGTcttgtcttattttttttttcgtattttccgTTATAGTTTGGAAGCCATCAGTAGCCTACCCATTGACTTATGATTGAGTGTCAGTGTCACATTTATTTGACGATCTAATCAAAATAACCTTGTCGATTTCATGAAGTAATTGATGTATCTATTCACGAATTTAACTCAATGTATTGACAAACGATTTGACATTGATCTAGCCACGGCGCACTATACATTATACGCGTGGTTTAACGATAAGAGCTTTTTCGTCAACCGCAACCATTTCACGAAGAGGACAATTTCATGACGTCAGGGgacatctacacggtgcaagtagcttgtgcatgttgaggcacatgtatgcacaggttacatgcattttaaaaacgtgcgggtcctgtgactcgcgcatgtaccaaagcaaaaataCCCAGCAGCAAATAGCTCTTGTCACATGTTAACTTGTTCCAGCTACATGCATCGTGTAGACGCACCTTTACAGTGGCAGCACTTGGTGGTGACTTCCAGTAGAAATTAATCAAGATTTGAATGGTGTACGTTTCAGGTCTCTGCGGTGGTGTGCACAGTGGCGTAGCTCGCCGCATCAAGCGTGACTTCACGGAACGCCTGGCAGATGGCGCTAATCACAAGCTCGTGTGTGTTGGTGACAAGGCCCGCCTTATACTGCGCCGCGTCTATGCTCCTCATATGCTCCTTAACGTCAAAGATGTGCGTATAaacgtatttatatttatgtagattAAAAAATGAAGAAACTCGCCAACCTGGCAAACTTTGGACCTAATACCTGCCTACTAACTGACAACATCGACAGCAGTGCCATCTATCAGGTCCAAGTATATTCAGTTGGTTTGCTGAATATCacacaaaaaattacaataaaatatttcctaaaTGCTATGAGTAGAAAAGTTCGCTTGAGTATCCTCAATCTTTATTCTGCCTAatttggggtcagcttccattCTCACTGTACAAAACTAAgtccagtacctacctataataaatGGAGCGCCAATTCATTTGACACAACTTCTGTCTGAAGACTTCTTCAATAAACAGTGACATAAATGGCACAAAGTGAAATAGAGCTCAGGTTTGAGCACGATACGCTTTTAGGGCTAGTAATTAAGCGATTTTCATACAATTAGGTACATGTTTAAACCGCAGGTGGGCAGGTTGGCGCCTGGTTTTGCAGACGCGTCGCTCCTGGCCGCTGTGATCACGGAGGCGGGGTACAGTTACGACATCGGCGAGATATACTACAACAAGTACTACACGCCTGTCAAGTACGAACTCAACGTTATTCCAGTCTTCACCAAGGCTGCAATTGAGGTAGCATATACTTATTTTTACCCTCATAAAGCGCCAGGCAGCGTCCTTATGATTGAATCCCTAATATAATCTCTCATCAAGGAAGACTTTAAGATTGCTATGGCGATAtagtttttgaaggtaaaatatTACTCTTTTGAAATGGTTTAATAGTACATCGTTACCACACCAAAGACGAATGGTTGAAgaaatatagtattttttagtttattagttTAACTTCTCTACACCAATTTCTCTTAGACTTTCATAGCAACTTGAAATGTTGACTATTTGAATTTGCTTGTGATCTCAGAATGCTCCCAACATGATGGCCTTCGATGACGTTGACGAAGACGCTCTAGAGTGCTACGCAGAATGGACACTAGCGGCGCTCCTGTATTACGCGCTGAAGGAGGGAGCAGCCTCCGAGCAGTCTGCACGTATGGCGGCCATGGACAACGCCACCAAGAACGCAGCCGAAATGATCAAGAAGCTAACCCTGCTCTTCAACAGGACCCGGCAAGCCGTCATCACTAGAGAACTCATTGAAATCATATCGGGAGCCGCGGCACTCAAGTGAAATATTttctatgttatttatttttgtgttaatgctattttattgaatgttacatatttttaatttagtgcACTTGATGCGTTATTATAAtgttgtaagtattttatataaatgttttatttcatttgttatTGTGTCAAGACTGCTTCGAATTAGCGAGTAGATATTGTCATAGTTATGAAAAAAATGACTTAACCAGACATTAATAATACAATTAGGAAAGCATTGTTGCCTAGATATATGGACCCTGGTAAGCGTTTACATAAGATTAAACATATACCTAGGTAAACAAAAATTTAGTAAACAAATAGAAAACAAGCAAAAGTAAAAATTTAATTATCACAAATATTACAAATCAACTTCACCTTCATGCACATCACACATAGAACATAGCTTAGAGAGCTTCAACAGGATTTCCACAGCATTGAACATTAATAAATCACAGAGTTGCAGTAAAGAgttattttatacgtgacacGAGTTCTGATACCTCAGGTTATCTTACATATAGAGTAGCGGATTGGATGTGGAGATTGTTCTTATAGGTTTGGGAAGCAAGAGAACACAACAACAATATAAATACGGTCCTATAGCTAAGTGGGTCAATGGTCTTCCAGGTACTTGTCGTAGGTGGCCTGGTCCATCAGTTGCTGCAGCTCCTCGGGCTTTGCAAGCTTCACGCGGAACAGCCAGCCCTCGGAGTAGCATGATTTGTTGATCAGCGCTGGCTTTGATTCAACCTCTGTGTTCTTTTCT
This window of the Helicoverpa zea isolate HzStark_Cry1AcR chromosome 31, ilHelZeax1.1, whole genome shotgun sequence genome carries:
- the LOC124644977 gene encoding ATP synthase subunit gamma, mitochondrial-like gives rise to the protein MVQLKQVSIRLKSIKNIQKITKTMKMVSASKFTKAERDLQAARPFGYAPRKFYEMSQLVLGKVDDEDKDKKKKKAAAPPPPTTVEQKPVDKEKEKKMKRIYIAMTSDRGLCGGVHSGVARRIKRDFTERLADGANHKLVCVGDKARLILRRVYAPHMLLNVKDVGRLAPGFADASLLAAVITEAGYSYDIGEIYYNKYYTPVKYELNVIPVFTKAAIENAPNMMAFDDVDEDALECYAEWTLAALLYYALKEGAASEQSARMAAMDNATKNAAEMIKKLTLLFNRTRQAVITRELIEIISGAAALK